The following are from one region of the Apostichopus japonicus isolate 1M-3 chromosome 17, ASM3797524v1, whole genome shotgun sequence genome:
- the LOC139954999 gene encoding histamine H4 receptor-like: MMDQAITVSDNGTISYGSSMTYEPNMYLTAGSIVALTAFVVLLVLTVLGNGLTILAYTNDINLRKIPFNFFILNLAISDLLVGVITIPAYIYYGILVPNNNYTSNAYIDVIVSMITPFPIFLSVFIVILMTFDRLRMVFDPIKYKMRSSNKRISKQMIVIWIVSSLYIFLVLILPYLITEPMNEELPIYVSSYSIIIFNFLLPLTCLLLMNVVFVLKLSRRMAALGQVRERSNVEDINVEMTTRAHSERISISQLTSDVQNESAIRRRKWTNRNEEERLMKHQLRKVSLNIMVLVGVYLFCWIPANILNLLATIDMSIRIPRSAIMITFFMLLSNSAINPFIYAVTNKMFWKAIVKLFTKLNRQSQDL; encoded by the coding sequence ATGATGGATCAAGCAATAACCGTTTCCGACAATGGTACTATTAGTTACGGTTCTTCCATGACATACGAACCTAATATGTACCTCACAGCTGGTTCAATTGTTGCTTTAACAGCCTTCGTCGTTCTTTTAGTGTTGACTGTATTGGGAAACGGATTGACTATTTTAGCGTACACGAATGATATCAATCTGAGGAAAATACCATTTAACTTCTTCATATTAAACCTTGCTATATCAGATTTATTGGTAGGGGTAATAACGATTCCTGCATATATTTATTACGGCATTTTGGTTCCTAACAACAATTATACATCAAATGCATATATCGATGTAATTGTGAGTATGATAACGCCGTTCCCAATATTTCTGTCGGTATTTATCGTCATTCTAATGACGTTTGATCGCTTAAGAATGGTCTTTGATCCGATCAAATACAAAATGAGATCAAGTAACAAAAGGATATCAAAGCAAATGATTGTCATATGGATAGTAAGCTCGTTATACATTTTCCTTGTTTTGATATTGCCTTACCTTATCACAGAACCCATGAACGAAGAATTGCCTATTTATGTAAGCAGCTACTCAATAATTATCTTTAATTTCTTATTGCCACTGACATGCTTACTTCTCATGAATGTGGTGTTTGTCTTAAAACTGAGTAGACGTATGGCTGCTCTCGGTCAGGTTCGGGAAAGAAGTAATGTTGAAGATATAAATGTTGAGATGACTACAAGAGCTCATTCAGAAAGAATCAGTATTTCACAGTTGACATCAGACGTCCAAAACGAGTCAGCAATTAGACGACGGAAGTGGACAAATCGTAACGAAGAAGAACGTTTAATGAAACATCAGCTTCGTAAAGTCTCTCTGAATATAATGGTTCTTGTTGGTGTTTATTTATTCTGTTGGATTCCAGCAAACATACTGAACCTTTTAGCTACTATAGATATGTCTATTCGAATTCCCCGTTCAGCTATCATGATCACGTTTTTTATGTTACTTTCTAATTCAGCTATAAATCCGTTTATATATGCAGTAACTAACAAAATGTTTTGGAAAGCAATAGTGAAACTTTTTACAAAGTTGAATAGACAGTCACAAGATTTGTAA